A segment of the Staphylococcus ratti genome:
CTCCTAAACGGTTACCACCATGTTGTGAGAAATCACATTCTCCAGCCGCAAATAATCCTTCAATATTCGTCATTTGATCGTAGTCTACGTATAAACCACCCATTGAATAGTGAACAGCTGGGAAGATTTTCATTGGTACTTTACGTGGGTCATCACCTGTAAATTTTTCATATATTTCAATGATTCCACCAAGTTTAACATCAAGTTCATGAGGATCTTTATGTGAAAGGTCAAGATAAACCATGTTTTCACCGTTAATACCTAATTTTTGGTTTACACAGACATCAAAGATTTCACGCGTTGCAATATCACGTGGCACTAAGTTACCATAATCTGGGTATTTTTCTTCTAAGAAGTACCATGGCTTACCATCTTTGTACGTCCAAATACGTCCACCTTCACCACGCGCAGATTCACTCATGAGACGTAATTTGTCATCGCCCGGAATAGCGGTAGGATGGATTTGAATGAATTCACCATTGGCATATTTAACACCTTGTTGATAAGCAATAGAGGCTGCTGACCCTGTATTAATCATAGAGTTTGTTGTTTTACCGAAGATGATACCTGGGCCCCCTGTTGCCATAATTACTGCATCCGAACCAAACGATTTGATTTCTGATGTTGTAATGTCTTGGGCAACGATACCTCTTGCTTTATTTTCATCATCTTTAACGATGCCTAAAAATTCCCAACCTTCATACTTAGTCACTAAGCCGTCTACTTCAAAACTACGTACTTGCTCATCTAAAGCATATAATAATTGTTGACCTGTCGTTGCTCCGGCAAAGGCAGTTCTATGGAATAATGTGCCTCCGAAACGACGGAAGTCGAGTAACCCTTCTTTTGTACGGCTGAACATTACACCCATACGGTCTAATAAGTGGATGATTTTAGGTGCCGCTTCTGTCATTGCTTTAACAGGTGGTTGATCCGCTAAAAAGTCTCCGCCATAAACTGTATCATCGAAGTGTAGATACGGCGAGTCGCCTTCACCTTTTGTATTTACTGCTCCGTTAATGCCCCCCTGTGCACATACAGAATGAGAACGTTTAACTGGAACGATTGAGAACAAGTCTACGTGCGCACCTTGTTCTGCTGCTTTAATTGTTGACATGAGGCCTGCAAGCCCTCCACCGACAACAATAATTTTCTTCTCTGCCATAGCATTGTCACTCCCCTGAAATGATTAAAACGTTAAGACTAAAAACGCTTGTGACAGTCCAATCAAGTGTTTTATTTTTGTCTTATAGATTCTATAATTGCAAATTTTAGCCAACGCTTATGCAAATGCTACAATCGCACTTACACCGATGTAAGATAAAATAATAAAGATTACTAATGATACCCAAGTGAATATCTTTTGTGATTTTGGTGATTGTAAAATCCCCCAAGTCACAAGAAATGACCATAAACCATTAGCAAAGTGGAAAACAACTGCAATGATACATACGATGTAGAAAATTAACCAAATTGGATTTGCTACAATTTGATGTACCATGTCATAACTTACTTCTTCACCCATTAATTTTTGGATGCGTGTTTGCCACATGTGAATCATTACGAATAAGAACGTTAATATTCCTGATAAACGTTGGAATAAGAACAACCAGTTACGTGTGTAAGAATAATGCCCGATATTTTGACTGGCTGTAAATGCAATATAAAAGCCGTAAATAGCATGAAATAAAATCGGAATATAAATCATGATAAATTCTAGAGCGTAAAGAAATGGCAGTGAATCCATAAATCCTGCCGCTTTGTTAAATGCTTCTACCCCTCGCGTAGCTTGGTGGTTTACTGTTAAGTGAACAACTAAAAAAGCACCTAATGGAATAACGCCAAGCAACGAGTGTAATCGTCTAAGGTAGAATTGATTCTTCGTTTGTGCCAAAAGGAAGTCCCCCCTGCGATACTATAATTTTTTGACTTCTTTTTTGTATGTTGCCCTGAGGAAAACGTTTGCATATCTTATTAAAAAAAAGAAATCAACTCTCCCTCATTGTAACACTAAATGTGACAAAATTGGGTATGAGAATGATTCTCATACCCAATTTTATGCTTTTTCTTCTTGTAATACTGTATAAAGTGCTTCTGCTGGTTTTTGAGGTAACCCCGCCATTTTTAAATCTTCCACCGTTGCTTCTCGCATTTTCTTAATAGAACCAAATTGACGCAATAATTTTGTCTTGCGTTTTGGCCCTATTCCTTCAACTTGATCTAAAACGGACTGCATACCAGTCTTTCGTCTCGTTTGTCTATGGAAAGTTATCGCAAAACGATGCACTTCATCTTGTATACGTTGCAATAAGTAAAACGCTTGTCCATTTTTCTTCAATGGAATCATTTGCGCATTTTCTCCGTATAATAATTCAGAAGTTTGATGTTTATCGTTTTTTTGTAAACCAGCAACAGGAATATCCAGTCCTAATTCATTTTTAATTACGTCGATAACACTGGACATATGTCCTTTACCACCATCAACAATAATTAAATCTGGAAGTGGTAAACCTTCGTTTAACACTCTGATATATCGTCTTCGGACAGCTTCTTGCATCGATTTATAATCATCTGGCCCTTGCACAGTTTTAATTTTATATTTACGATAACCTTTTTTATCGGGCTTACCATCAATAAATGACACCATCGCTGATACAGGATCTACACCTTGAATATTTGAATTGTCGAATGCTTCTATACGAATCGGTGTTTGAATGCCCATTGCATCCCCTAATTGCTCAATCGCTTTGACCGTCCGTGATTCATCCCGTGCAATCAATTCGAATTTGTTTTCTAAAGTAACTTTGGCATTTTTGTTCGCCAAATCCACTAATTGTTTCTTTTGGCCACGCTGTGGAGTGATCACTTTTGTATCTACAACCGATTGAATCATTTCATGATTTAACTGTTTCGGAACATGAATTTCTTTAGGAATAAAGTGCTGATTCAGTTGATAAAATTGCCCGATAAATGTGTAAAATTCTTCTTCAGGTGTTTGTTGAAGTGGAAACATCGTTGCTTCACGTTCAATTAAATTCCCTTGTCTGACAAAAAACACTTGAATACACATCCAACCTTTTTCAACGTGATAGCCAAATACATCTCTCACAGTTTGATCCGCAGACATTATTTTTTGCTTGTTTGTTAAATTATGAATATGTTCAATTAAATCACGATACTCCTTAGCTTGTTCAAACTCGAGATTTTCACTCGCTTGATGCATACGTGTTTCGAGATTTTTTAAAATGGTTTTATCTTCACCATTTAAAAAATCACTTATTTCTTTCGTCATTTTGTCGTATTCTGATTGTTTTACTTGATATACACACGGCCCTAGACATTGGCCAATATGGTAATACAGACATAAACGGTCAGGCATTTTATCACATTTTCTAAAAGGATAGATACGGTCAAGTAATTTTTTCGTTTCATGTGCGGAATAGGCGTTAGGGTAGGGTCCAAAATATTTACCGCTTCCTTTACGCACCGTTCGCGTCACAATGAGTTTTGGGTGTCGTTCTTTTGTAATTTTTATAAATGGATAACTTTTATCATCTTTTAATAGTACGTTATATCTCGGCTGATACTTTTTTATTAAATTTAATTCTAATAACAAAGATTCTATTTCACTAGAAGTGACGATGTATTCAAAATCCATAATTTCTCGTATAAGCCGTGTCGTTTTAAGGTCATGCGCACCCGTAAAATACGAACGTAAACGGCTACGTAATCGTTTCGCTTTCCCGACATATATAACTTGGTTTTGTCGATCTTTCATGAGGTAACACCCTGGTTCTGTCGGTACTACCGCTAACTTTTGTTTTAATTTCGTTTTGACATCCTCCATCCTTACTCACCTCCCTTATCTCTGCTCTACATGAAAAGGCTGGGTCGAAACCTTTGTCAGATTCGTCTCCCAGCCTCAAAAATGATTTCGTCTTAATTTGACTTTTACATCTTCTATTTAATATTTATAAATGTTTGTCTAAAACTTGTGCTAAGTTTTCTTTAGGTTGGAAACCAACGACTTTGTCTACAGGCTCACCATCTTTAAATACGATTAATGTTGGAATACTCATTACTTCGTATTTTGCTGCTGTAGCTTGGTTTTGGTCAACATCTAATTTTAAAATGTCAGCTTTTCCATCATAATCTGCTGCTAAGTCTTCTAAAACAGGTGCAATCATTTTACATGGCCCACACCAAGTTGCCCAGAAATCTACTAATTTAACACCATTATTGATTTGTTCATTAAAATTTGAATCGTTTACTTCGATTAATGCCATAGGACTTTGCCTCCTTGATTTTGTTGATAGTCAAAGTATATCAAATTTGATTTTTGATTTCATTCCAATTGCTCATTATTTTAATGTCGCAACCGTCACACCAAATCCCCCTTCACTTGGCATACCTGTGCGAAAACTTGAAACACTGCGGTGTTGTTTTAAATGTTGCTGCACACCTTTTTGAAGTGCACCTGTTCCCTTTCCATGAATGATATAAACATCTTCATAATTGCTCAAAACAGCTTGATCTAAATATTGATCTAACGCATGTAATGCCTCTTCATAGCGGTAACCACGTAGATCTAATTCCATTTTGACTGTGGAACGATTGGAGCGTGTCACCATTTTTGACGGTTTTTCTTTCATTTTTTCTTTCTTTTCTAAGTCTTTTATAGGCAACTTCATTTTAATAATACCCATTTGAACAACAGCTTCTTCATCACCAATTAATTCTAGTATTTCACCTTTTTGACCATAAGAAAGGACTTTCACTTCGTCTCCAACTTGAATCGCGTCGTAACGTTGTTTCTTGACATCCTGTTTAATTGATTGCGCCTCATACTGATCATCTAGCATTTTCTTTTTATTAATTAATTCGTGTTCTTTTACTTCGGCACCTTTTAAATCACGCATGTCACGTAATTCTTTTAAAATCTCGTCTGCTTCTTTTGTAGCAGTTTTAACTCTTTGGTTCGCTTTTTCTTTTGCTTCTTCCATTAAACGAGATTCAAAGTTTTGATATTGCTCGTATTTTTGAGATAGTTGTTGATGAATTGCTTCTGCTTCTCGCACCAATCGCTCCAGTTCAATACGTTGATCGTCTACACGTTTTGTATTGGTTTCAAGAGAAGCAATCATTTCATTAATCTCTTGTTCGTCTTGACCTACAATCGATTTCGCACGGTTAATGATTTTCAAGCTTAAACCGAGCCTTTTTGAAATATCAAAAGCGTTAGAGCGTCCTGGTACACCCATCAACAATTTATAAGTTGGGCTTAACGTATTAACATCAAACTCTACACTCGCATTCATTACACCTTGGCGATTATAACTGTAGGCTTTAAGTTCGGGATAATGCGTCGTTGCCATCACGTGTGCGCCTAGCTCATGTACATGGTCTAAAATACTCATCGCAAGTGCTGCCCCTTCACTTGGGTCTGTACCTGCACCGAGCTCATCAAATAAAATCAAGCTATTTTCATTGGCTTCTTCTAATATAGAAATAATCGTTTTCATATGAGATGAAAATGTTGAAAGTGATTGCTCGATAGATTGGTCATCTCCAATATCACAAAAAACATTCTCAAAAACACTTAACTGACTTCCATCTAAAGTCGGAATCAATAATCCAGATTGTGCCATAACGATAATTAAACCAAGTGTTTTTAAAGTAACGGTTTTACCACCTGTATTCGGACCTGTAATGATAACTGTCTGAATATCTTTATCAAACGCAATGGTATTCGCTACGACAGTATTCAAATCTAAAAGTGGATGAAATGCTTTTGGTAAATAGATCTGTTTTGTTTCCGTAAATGTAGGCTTTGTCGCTTTTATTTTTGCGCCATAGCGCGCTTTAGCAATAAGAAAGTCAAGGTGTCCCATAATGTCTTCACTTATCAAACAAGACGCTGCTTCTGCGGCTACTTCTTCTGTAAGTTGCGCTAAAATACGCGTAACTTCAATCTTTTCTTCATTTCTTAAACGACTGACTTGGTTATTTAATTCAACAACTGCAGAAGGCTCAATATAAAGCGTTTGTCCAGATGCAGACTGATCATGCATAATGCCATTAAAATCTTGACGGTATTCTGCTTTAACCGGAATGACGTGACGTTCGTTTCTTACTGTGACAATCGCATCAGAAAGCTTTTTTTGGTTACCAGTAGACTTAACAATGCGATCTAATTGCGCCTTAATACGTTGGTTCGTTTTAGAGATTTTACTACGAATTGCTTGTAATTCATAACTTGCTGAGTCAAACAAGTCAGTGGCATCACATTTTTCTTTGATAGATTGGTATAAATGCGTTAAAATCGGCAATCGTCTCATTTGTTCATCTAAAATGACGTAATTCACTTTTTCATCTTCTTCAACCAATTGGTTGTAAAAGGTTTTAAATTGATTTTGAACTTGGATAAGTTGCTTTATCGCATTTAATTCGGGCACATTTAAAGTACCGCCAATTTTGGCACGTTGAATAGATGGCGAAATTCTTGAAAGACCACTTAAACTTGGCAAACGATGTTGATTGTATATTTGTGAAATTTCATCCACTTCTTCAATTTGTGCGACAACGATATTATATTCCGTTGCGGGTTGAAGCTGTTCTATTTTCTCAGCGCCTAACTCACTAATTACTTCATTTAATAATGACGCTTTCACTTTATCAAATTCTAGTACTTCTAATGTTTTTTGTCTCATACTCATCCCTCAATTTCTATAAAGCACCACATACTATTTTATATCCAGACGCAAGTAACCTCGACTTGCTCGTTCAATTCCTACATAGTGACACTTTATTATTTAGGATTCTATGTTAAAGGTTAGGACATCATATATGACAGCTCTTGAAACTCTCTCATCAATGTCCCCTTCAACTCCCTTTTATTTAGTTAATGTTAACGCTTTTTTTGACTTATAAATGTTTTAAATTCATCTCTAGTCATAGCATTAATCACTTGTGATTTCTTTACGAAGCCTTTTTGTGCTGTGGCAACACCATACTTCATAAATTCAAGATGATTTGTATGGTGTGCATCAGTATTAATCGCAAGTTTAATGTTAGGATGGGCACGTAGTATGGATGCTTTTAAATCTAAACGCTTCGGATTGGCGTTAATTTCCAAGACGGTATGCGTTTCTTCACACATTTGAATTAAGCGTTCTAAATTTGGTTGATATCCATCACGACGACCAATAATACGACCTGTTGGGTGCGCAATATGACGCACATAAGGGTTTCGACACGCCGTTTCTAACCGCTTCATAATCTCTGCTTCGCTTTGATTAAAGCTTTGATGAATCGCTGCAATTACATAGTCTAATTGTGCTAAAATCTCATCATCATAGTCTAAAGTCCCATCTGGTAAAATATCCATCTCTGTCCCAGAATAAATATCGATTTCGCTGTATTGTTTATTTAAAGCTTTAATTTCTTCATTTTGCTTTAATAGTCGTTCGATACTTAAGCCGTTCGCCACACGTAAACTTTTCGAGTGATCCGTAATACACATGAATTCATAGCCTTTTTGAATGTTCGCTTCAACCATTTCTTGTAAAGTCATCGCACCATCGCTTGCTGTCGTATGCATGTGTATGTCGCCACGAATATCTTTAAGCGTAATAATATCCGATAAATTTTTATCAAATTCTGAACCATCTTCTCTCATGCTCGGCGCAATCCACGCAACATTAAAATGGTGGTATATCTCCGCTTCGCTATTAAACTGCAATAACTTGCCATCTGGTTGTTCAATACCATATTCACTTACTTTTTCTTGGCGCGCTTTAGCTAATTGACGAATACGAATATTGTGTTCTTTTGAACCCGTAAAATGTTGTAATGTATGATAAAACGCTTCAGGTTCAATTAAACGAAAATCAACGCCAATCGTTTCATCATCATAATCAACCTCTAACGAAACTTTCGTTTGTCCTACTGCCACTTCTTTTTGTTTGTGTGGCAATTTAAGAAGTGCTTGTTGTACCTGCACAGGTTCACGTGTACTAATAATATAATCTAAGTCTTTGCTCATTTCTTTCATACGTCTAAAACTTCCCGCAACTTCAAAACGCTCAATTTCAGGTATAGTCGTTAAGTGTTCTTGAATGACACGGTTTAATCTCCGCATCGTATCAATAGGGTATGCTTCTTTTTTAGCCCCCATCGCTTTAACTGCTTCTAATATATTTTGTTCTGTTTTTTTCGCAAATCCTTTTAATTCACTTACCTTGCCAGCTTCACAAGCTGCTTGTAATGATGTTTTATCCGTAATGTTAAGTGTTTCATACAACTTAGCAATTTTTTTACTACCTAAACCTTGAATTTTAAGTAAAGGGACCAATCCTTCAGGAACTTCTTTTTGAAGCGTCTCTAATGTAGGTGATGCTCCTGTTTGACGATATGTTTCAATGACTTCTCCAACGCCTTTACCGATATTTTTTAACGTTGTCACGTCATCAATTTCTTCAAGCGCACGTTCATCAACCTCGAGACTTTGCGCCGCTTTACGATAAGCAGACACTTTAAAAGCATTTTCGCCTTTTAACTCCATATAAGTAGCAATTTTTTCAAGTAAGCGTACGACATCTTTTTTTGTCATATGAATCACCTCATAAAAAAGAGGATGAAACGATTGTTCATTAACATATTACGTTCCAGCCTCTTAAGATTGTTTAAGTTAAATTGAGCGTTATTGGTGAAAGGAGAGGTAGCTCTGTAATGAGCCATTTTGCCAATCGAGCATGTTGAAGTGATGATTGTATCGTCGAATCTGGGTACAACGCCATCAAGAGCAAAAGAAAATGAAGCGCAATCACTCCTGATACTAAACTTATGATTACGCCGAAAACGCGTAGAAAAAATACGTTGCGTTGTCGATAAATCAACTTGGAAAATGCATCCAAAACCATATGGGTCATTACTTTGACTATAAATATTATTATCAACAAACTGATGATTGTATTAAAATGCCTTTCAGGTTGTGCAAAATCAATCGCATAATTCGCATCAAATGCGTCCGTTTTAGGAAAAGGAATAAATAATCTCATATAATGATTCAATGGTTGATAAAACTGTAAGCCCGTCCAAATCGCAAAAATGGTACTCAATAAATGTAATAAACTTGCAACCAATCCTCGGTAAAAACCTATAGCGGCATAAATAAGCAGGAGTGTACCGCTAATCACGATATACATCCTATTCTCCTCTATGTTTTAAGCGTTGAATTTCTTCTCTTAATTTGGCATTTTCTTCTTCGAGTAACACCAATTCATGTGTCACATTCACCGCTGTTAATACCGCTTTACGTACAGAATCTAATCCTGCATTACGTTGACCTAATACCCTTATTTTATCATCAACTAAATCAGCTACATAACGAATGTGCTCAGGATCGTCTTCTCCAACAATAGTATAGTGCTGGTCATTTATTGTTACGTTAATTCTATTTTTAAACTCACCCATGTCCACTCACCTAGCCCTATCATTTAAATTTATTCATCAATGCTCATTATACACGAGACAACCACGTTTGTGTATCATCGATTTATAAACTTTAAACGTACGCTAAGTATTTCAATCATCATAGCGACGCTGATGCTCAAACAAGTCGCCAAATCATAGATTTCTATGATAGGATTAAGAGCAGAAAGAACGTTTATTATTATAAGAACAATATGATTGCTTAGGCTCTATTGAATAAATATTAAGAGGTCGCTTATGTCAAATTTAGTTAAACAATTATCACAAAATGAAATCGATACCCTTATGAAAAAAATTAATGTGGATACTTCTAATTTAGCTCCCGGCATGATC
Coding sequences within it:
- the sdhA gene encoding succinate dehydrogenase flavoprotein subunit; protein product: MAEKKIIVVGGGLAGLMSTIKAAEQGAHVDLFSIVPVKRSHSVCAQGGINGAVNTKGEGDSPYLHFDDTVYGGDFLADQPPVKAMTEAAPKIIHLLDRMGVMFSRTKEGLLDFRRFGGTLFHRTAFAGATTGQQLLYALDEQVRSFEVDGLVTKYEGWEFLGIVKDDENKARGIVAQDITTSEIKSFGSDAVIMATGGPGIIFGKTTNSMINTGSAASIAYQQGVKYANGEFIQIHPTAIPGDDKLRLMSESARGEGGRIWTYKDGKPWYFLEEKYPDYGNLVPRDIATREIFDVCVNQKLGINGENMVYLDLSHKDPHELDVKLGGIIEIYEKFTGDDPRKVPMKIFPAVHYSMGGLYVDYDQMTNIEGLFAAGECDFSQHGGNRLGANSLLSAIYGGTVAGPNAVKYVENVEKSYVDLDESIYQKRIDEEQARFDKLLNMKGTENAYKLHRELGEIMTANVTVVRHNDRLLETDKKIVELMKRFENIDMEDTSSWSNQAVFFTRQLWNMLVLARVMTIGAYNRNESRGAHYKPEFPERNDEEWLKHTIATYNGPTEKPTFTYKPVDVSLIEPRKRDYTSKSKGGKK
- a CDS encoding succinate dehydrogenase cytochrome b558 subunit, which produces MAQTKNQFYLRRLHSLLGVIPLGAFLVVHLTVNHQATRGVEAFNKAAGFMDSLPFLYALEFIMIYIPILFHAIYGFYIAFTASQNIGHYSYTRNWLFLFQRLSGILTFLFVMIHMWQTRIQKLMGEEVSYDMVHQIVANPIWLIFYIVCIIAVVFHFANGLWSFLVTWGILQSPKSQKIFTWVSLVIFIILSYIGVSAIVAFA
- the uvrC gene encoding excinuclease ABC subunit UvrC, which encodes MEDVKTKLKQKLAVVPTEPGCYLMKDRQNQVIYVGKAKRLRSRLRSYFTGAHDLKTTRLIREIMDFEYIVTSSEIESLLLELNLIKKYQPRYNVLLKDDKSYPFIKITKERHPKLIVTRTVRKGSGKYFGPYPNAYSAHETKKLLDRIYPFRKCDKMPDRLCLYYHIGQCLGPCVYQVKQSEYDKMTKEISDFLNGEDKTILKNLETRMHQASENLEFEQAKEYRDLIEHIHNLTNKQKIMSADQTVRDVFGYHVEKGWMCIQVFFVRQGNLIEREATMFPLQQTPEEEFYTFIGQFYQLNQHFIPKEIHVPKQLNHEMIQSVVDTKVITPQRGQKKQLVDLANKNAKVTLENKFELIARDESRTVKAIEQLGDAMGIQTPIRIEAFDNSNIQGVDPVSAMVSFIDGKPDKKGYRKYKIKTVQGPDDYKSMQEAVRRRYIRVLNEGLPLPDLIIVDGGKGHMSSVIDVIKNELGLDIPVAGLQKNDKHQTSELLYGENAQMIPLKKNGQAFYLLQRIQDEVHRFAITFHRQTRRKTGMQSVLDQVEGIGPKRKTKLLRQFGSIKKMREATVEDLKMAGLPQKPAEALYTVLQEEKA
- the trxA gene encoding thioredoxin, coding for MALIEVNDSNFNEQINNGVKLVDFWATWCGPCKMIAPVLEDLAADYDGKADILKLDVDQNQATAAKYEVMSIPTLIVFKDGEPVDKVVGFQPKENLAQVLDKHL
- a CDS encoding endonuclease MutS2, with the translated sequence MRQKTLEVLEFDKVKASLLNEVISELGAEKIEQLQPATEYNIVVAQIEEVDEISQIYNQHRLPSLSGLSRISPSIQRAKIGGTLNVPELNAIKQLIQVQNQFKTFYNQLVEEDEKVNYVILDEQMRRLPILTHLYQSIKEKCDATDLFDSASYELQAIRSKISKTNQRIKAQLDRIVKSTGNQKKLSDAIVTVRNERHVIPVKAEYRQDFNGIMHDQSASGQTLYIEPSAVVELNNQVSRLRNEEKIEVTRILAQLTEEVAAEAASCLISEDIMGHLDFLIAKARYGAKIKATKPTFTETKQIYLPKAFHPLLDLNTVVANTIAFDKDIQTVIITGPNTGGKTVTLKTLGLIIVMAQSGLLIPTLDGSQLSVFENVFCDIGDDQSIEQSLSTFSSHMKTIISILEEANENSLILFDELGAGTDPSEGAALAMSILDHVHELGAHVMATTHYPELKAYSYNRQGVMNASVEFDVNTLSPTYKLLMGVPGRSNAFDISKRLGLSLKIINRAKSIVGQDEQEINEMIASLETNTKRVDDQRIELERLVREAEAIHQQLSQKYEQYQNFESRLMEEAKEKANQRVKTATKEADEILKELRDMRDLKGAEVKEHELINKKKMLDDQYEAQSIKQDVKKQRYDAIQVGDEVKVLSYGQKGEILELIGDEEAVVQMGIIKMKLPIKDLEKKEKMKEKPSKMVTRSNRSTVKMELDLRGYRYEEALHALDQYLDQAVLSNYEDVYIIHGKGTGALQKGVQQHLKQHRSVSSFRTGMPSEGGFGVTVATLK
- the polX gene encoding DNA polymerase/3'-5' exonuclease PolX, producing the protein MTKKDVVRLLEKIATYMELKGENAFKVSAYRKAAQSLEVDERALEEIDDVTTLKNIGKGVGEVIETYRQTGASPTLETLQKEVPEGLVPLLKIQGLGSKKIAKLYETLNITDKTSLQAACEAGKVSELKGFAKKTEQNILEAVKAMGAKKEAYPIDTMRRLNRVIQEHLTTIPEIERFEVAGSFRRMKEMSKDLDYIISTREPVQVQQALLKLPHKQKEVAVGQTKVSLEVDYDDETIGVDFRLIEPEAFYHTLQHFTGSKEHNIRIRQLAKARQEKVSEYGIEQPDGKLLQFNSEAEIYHHFNVAWIAPSMREDGSEFDKNLSDIITLKDIRGDIHMHTTASDGAMTLQEMVEANIQKGYEFMCITDHSKSLRVANGLSIERLLKQNEEIKALNKQYSEIDIYSGTEMDILPDGTLDYDDEILAQLDYVIAAIHQSFNQSEAEIMKRLETACRNPYVRHIAHPTGRIIGRRDGYQPNLERLIQMCEETHTVLEINANPKRLDLKASILRAHPNIKLAINTDAHHTNHLEFMKYGVATAQKGFVKKSQVINAMTRDEFKTFISQKKR
- a CDS encoding CvpA family protein, with the translated sequence MYIVISGTLLLIYAAIGFYRGLVASLLHLLSTIFAIWTGLQFYQPLNHYMRLFIPFPKTDAFDANYAIDFAQPERHFNTIISLLIIIFIVKVMTHMVLDAFSKLIYRQRNVFFLRVFGVIISLVSGVIALHFLLLLMALYPDSTIQSSLQHARLAKWLITELPLLSPITLNLT
- the zapA gene encoding cell division protein ZapA, whose protein sequence is MGEFKNRINVTINDQHYTIVGEDDPEHIRYVADLVDDKIRVLGQRNAGLDSVRKAVLTAVNVTHELVLLEEENAKLREEIQRLKHRGE